The proteins below are encoded in one region of Homo sapiens chromosome 8, GRCh38.p14 Primary Assembly:
- the SLC45A4 gene encoding solute carrier family 45 member 4 isoform 2 (isoform 2 is encoded by transcript variant 2) has translation MGKASPASGLSRPKTLVSPLRSNQWSLQKGLPEQYYSLTWFLSPILGLIFTPLIGSASDRCTLSWGRRRPFILALCVGVLFGVALFLNGSAIGLALGDVPNRQPIGIVLTVLGVVVLDFSADATEGPIRAYLLDVVDSEEQDMALNIHAFSAGLGGAIGYVLGGLDWTQTFLGSWFRTQNQVLFFFAAIIFTVSVALHLFSIDEEQYSPQQERSAEEPGALDGGEPHGVPAFPDEVQSEHELALDYPDVDIMRSKSDSALHVPDTALDLEPELLFLHDIEPSIFHDASYPATPRSTSQELAKTKLPRLATFLKEAAKEDETLLDNHLNEAKVPNGSGSPTKDALGGYTRVDTKPSATSSSMRRRRHAFRRQASSTFSYYGKLGSHCYRYRRANAVVLIKPSRSMSDLYDMQKRQRQHRHRNQSGATTSSGDTESEEGEGETTVRLLWLSMLKMPRELMRLCLCHLLTWFSVIAEAVFYTDFMGQVIFEGDPKAPSNSTAWQAYNAGVKMGCWGLVIYAATGAICSALLQKYLDNYDLSVRVIYVLGTLGFSVGTAVMAMFPNVYVAMVTISTMGIVSMSISYCPYALLGQYHDIKQYIHHSPGNSKRGFGIDCAILSCQVYISQILVASALGGVVDAVGTVRVIPMVASVGSFLGFLTATFLVIYPNVSEEAKEEQKGLSSPLAGEGRAGGNSEKPTVLKLTRKEGLQGPVETERLQVLTSVRSRHIGWCRSCWRVFFFMIILEKKFSFPQCGSLRRMTYLLFLSELDTLCPGQPCPWAATAHQSWEEAGPGGLGRRQ, from the exons ATGGGGAAAGCAAGCCCAGCCTCAGGGCTGTCCCGTCCAAAGACCCTTGTGAGTCCACTGAGGTCAAATCAATGGAGTCTTCAGAAAG GCCTTCCGGAGCAGTACTACAGCCTCACCTGGTTCCTGAGCCCCATCCTTGGCCTCATCTTCACACCTCTCATTGGGTCTGCGAGTGACCGGTGCACCCTGAGCTGGGGCCGCCGGCGGCCCTTCATCCTCGCCCTCTGCGTTGGCGTCCTCTTTGGCGTTGCACTTTTCCTTAACGGCTCTGCCATCG GTCTGGCCCTCGGCGATGTCCCCAACCGGCAGCCCATTGGCATCGTGCTCACGGTGCTGGGAGTGGTGGTCCTGGACTTCAGCGCCGATGCCACCGAGGGGCCCATCCGTGCCTATCTGCTGGACGTGGTGGACAGCGAGGAGCAGGACATGGCCCTCAACATCCACGCCTTCTCTGCCG GCCTCGGCGGAGCCATCGGCTACGTGCTGGGTGGGCTGGACTGGACCCAGACCTTCCTGGGCAGCTGGTTCCGGACCCAGAACCAGGTGCTCTTCTTCTTTGCCGCCATCATCTTCACGGTGTCCGTGGCCCTGCACCTGTTCAGCATCGACGAGGAGCAGTACAGCCCGCAGCAGGAGCGCAGCGCTGAGGAGCCCGGCGCCCTGGATGGGGGCGAGCCGCACGGCGTCCCTGCCTTCCCAGACGAGGTACAGTCGGAGCACGAGCTGGCCCTGGACTACCCGGACGTGGACATCATGCGCAGCAAAAGCGACTCGGCATTGCACGTGCCGGACACCGCGCTGGACCTGGAGCCCGAGCTGCTGTTCCTGCACGACATCGAGCCCTCCATCTTCCACGACGCCTCCTACCCCGCCACCCCCCGCAGCACCAGCCAGGAGCTCGCCAAGACCAAGCTGCCCCGCCTGGCCACCTTCCTCAAGGAAGCCGCCAAGGAGGACGAGACCTTGCTGGATAATCACTTGAATGAAGCTAAAGTCCCAAACGGAAGTGGCTCCCCCACAAAAGACGCCCTCGGCGGCTACACCAGGGTGGACACGAAGCCCTCGGCCACGTCGAGCTCCATGCGGCGGCGGCGGCACGCGTTCCGCAGGCAGGCCTCCAGCACCTTCTCCTACTACGGCAAGCTTGGGTCCCACTGCTACCGCTACCGGCGCGCCAACGCCGTGGTGCTGATCAAGCCGTCGCGCAGCATGAGCGACCTGTACGACATGCAGAAGCGGCAGCGGCAGCACCGGCACCGGAACCAGAGCGGGGCCACCACCTCCAGCGGGGACACCGAGAGTGAGGAGGGGGAGGGCGAGACCACGGTGCGCCTGCTGTGGCTCTCCATGCTGAAGATGCCCAGGGAGCTGATGCGGCTGTGCCTCTGCCACCTCCTCACCTGGTTCTCTGTCATCGCCGAGGCCGTGTTCTACACCGACTTCATGGGCCAGGTCATCTTCGAAGGCGACCCCAAG GCCCCCTCGAACTCGACCGCCTGGCAAGCCTACAACGCCGGGGTCAAGATGGGCTGCTGGGGCCTGGTCATTTATGCCGCCACTGGTGCTATTTGTTCAG CCCTGTTACAGAAGTACTTGGACAACTACGACCTGAGCGTCAGGGTGATCTACGTGCTGGGGACGCTGGGCTTCTCTGTCGGCACAGCCGTGATGGCCATGTTTCCCAACGTCTACGTCGCCATGGTCACCATCAGCACCATGGGCATCGTCTCCATGAGCATCTCCTACTGCCCGTACGCCCTGCTGGGCCAGTACCATGACATCAAGCAG TACATCCACCACAGCCCCGGGAACTCCAAGCGAGGGTTTGGCATAGATTGTGCCATCCTGTCCTGCCAAGTGTACATCTCGCAGATCCTGGTGGCCTCTGCCCTTGGGGGCGTGGTCGACGCCGTGGGGACTGTCCGCGTCATCCCCATGGTGGCCTCTGTGGGCTCTTTCCTGGGCTTCCTGACGGCCACATTCCTGGTGATCTATCCCAACGTGTcagaggaggccaaggaggagcaGAAAGGCCTGTCTTCCCCGTTGGCCGGCGAAGGCAGGGCCGGTGGGAACAGCGAAAAGCCCACCGTGCTGAAGCTCACGCGGAAGGAGGGCCTGCAGGGACCGGTGGAGACAGA ACGCCTGCAGGTATTGACGTCTGTCAGATCTCGTCACATTGGCTGGTGCCGCAGCTGTTGGagagtatttttctttatgattattttagaaaaaaaattttcttttccacaatgtGGTTCTCTTAGAAGAATGACGTATCTTCTTTTCCTCAGCGAGTTGGACACATTGTGCCCAGGGCAGCCCTGTCCTTGGGCAGCGACCGCACACCAAAGCTGGGAGGAGGCTGGTCCGGGGGGCCTGGGCAGAAGACAGTGA
- the SLC45A4 gene encoding solute carrier family 45 member 4 isoform X2 → MKMAPQNADPESMQVQELSVPLPDPQKAGGAEAENCETISEGSIDRIPMRLWVMHGAVMFGREFCYAMETALVTPILLQIGLPEQYYSLTWFLSPILGLIFTPLIGSASDRCTLSWGRRRPFILALCVGVLFGVALFLNGSAIGLALGDVPNRQPIGIVLTVLGVVVLDFSADATEGPIRAYLLDVVDSEEQDMALNIHAFSAGLGGAIGYVLGGLDWTQTFLGSWFRTQNQVLFFFAAIIFTVSVALHLFSIDEEQYSPQQERSAEEPGALDGGEPHGVPAFPDEVQSEHELALDYPDVDIMRSKSDSALHVPDTALDLEPELLFLHDIEPSIFHDASYPATPRSTSQELAKTKLPRLATFLKEAAKEDETLLDNHLNEAKVPNGSGSPTKDALGGYTRVDTKPSATSSSMRRRRHAFRRQASSTFSYYGKLGSHCYRYRRANAVVLIKPSRSMSDLYDMQKRQRQHRHRNQSGATTSSGDTESEEGEGETTVRLLWLSMLKMPRELMRLCLCHLLTWFSVIAEAVFYTDFMGQVIFEGDPKAPSNSTAWQAYNAGVKMGCWGLVIYAATGAICSALLQKYLDNYDLSVRVIYVLGTLGFSVGTAVMAMFPNVYVAMVTISTMGIVSMSISYCPYALLGQYHDIKQYIHHSPGNSKRGFGIDCAILSCQVYISQILVASALGGVVDAVGTVRVIPMVASVGSFLGFLTATFLVIYPNVSEEAKEEQKGLSSPLAGEGRAGGNSEKPTVLKLTRKEGLQGPVETESVTPAGIDVCQISSHWLVPQLLESIFLYDYFRKKIFFSTMWFS, encoded by the exons GCCTTCCGGAGCAGTACTACAGCCTCACCTGGTTCCTGAGCCCCATCCTTGGCCTCATCTTCACACCTCTCATTGGGTCTGCGAGTGACCGGTGCACCCTGAGCTGGGGCCGCCGGCGGCCCTTCATCCTCGCCCTCTGCGTTGGCGTCCTCTTTGGCGTTGCACTTTTCCTTAACGGCTCTGCCATCG GTCTGGCCCTCGGCGATGTCCCCAACCGGCAGCCCATTGGCATCGTGCTCACGGTGCTGGGAGTGGTGGTCCTGGACTTCAGCGCCGATGCCACCGAGGGGCCCATCCGTGCCTATCTGCTGGACGTGGTGGACAGCGAGGAGCAGGACATGGCCCTCAACATCCACGCCTTCTCTGCCG GCCTCGGCGGAGCCATCGGCTACGTGCTGGGTGGGCTGGACTGGACCCAGACCTTCCTGGGCAGCTGGTTCCGGACCCAGAACCAGGTGCTCTTCTTCTTTGCCGCCATCATCTTCACGGTGTCCGTGGCCCTGCACCTGTTCAGCATCGACGAGGAGCAGTACAGCCCGCAGCAGGAGCGCAGCGCTGAGGAGCCCGGCGCCCTGGATGGGGGCGAGCCGCACGGCGTCCCTGCCTTCCCAGACGAGGTACAGTCGGAGCACGAGCTGGCCCTGGACTACCCGGACGTGGACATCATGCGCAGCAAAAGCGACTCGGCATTGCACGTGCCGGACACCGCGCTGGACCTGGAGCCCGAGCTGCTGTTCCTGCACGACATCGAGCCCTCCATCTTCCACGACGCCTCCTACCCCGCCACCCCCCGCAGCACCAGCCAGGAGCTCGCCAAGACCAAGCTGCCCCGCCTGGCCACCTTCCTCAAGGAAGCCGCCAAGGAGGACGAGACCTTGCTGGATAATCACTTGAATGAAGCTAAAGTCCCAAACGGAAGTGGCTCCCCCACAAAAGACGCCCTCGGCGGCTACACCAGGGTGGACACGAAGCCCTCGGCCACGTCGAGCTCCATGCGGCGGCGGCGGCACGCGTTCCGCAGGCAGGCCTCCAGCACCTTCTCCTACTACGGCAAGCTTGGGTCCCACTGCTACCGCTACCGGCGCGCCAACGCCGTGGTGCTGATCAAGCCGTCGCGCAGCATGAGCGACCTGTACGACATGCAGAAGCGGCAGCGGCAGCACCGGCACCGGAACCAGAGCGGGGCCACCACCTCCAGCGGGGACACCGAGAGTGAGGAGGGGGAGGGCGAGACCACGGTGCGCCTGCTGTGGCTCTCCATGCTGAAGATGCCCAGGGAGCTGATGCGGCTGTGCCTCTGCCACCTCCTCACCTGGTTCTCTGTCATCGCCGAGGCCGTGTTCTACACCGACTTCATGGGCCAGGTCATCTTCGAAGGCGACCCCAAG GCCCCCTCGAACTCGACCGCCTGGCAAGCCTACAACGCCGGGGTCAAGATGGGCTGCTGGGGCCTGGTCATTTATGCCGCCACTGGTGCTATTTGTTCAG CCCTGTTACAGAAGTACTTGGACAACTACGACCTGAGCGTCAGGGTGATCTACGTGCTGGGGACGCTGGGCTTCTCTGTCGGCACAGCCGTGATGGCCATGTTTCCCAACGTCTACGTCGCCATGGTCACCATCAGCACCATGGGCATCGTCTCCATGAGCATCTCCTACTGCCCGTACGCCCTGCTGGGCCAGTACCATGACATCAAGCAG TACATCCACCACAGCCCCGGGAACTCCAAGCGAGGGTTTGGCATAGATTGTGCCATCCTGTCCTGCCAAGTGTACATCTCGCAGATCCTGGTGGCCTCTGCCCTTGGGGGCGTGGTCGACGCCGTGGGGACTGTCCGCGTCATCCCCATGGTGGCCTCTGTGGGCTCTTTCCTGGGCTTCCTGACGGCCACATTCCTGGTGATCTATCCCAACGTGTcagaggaggccaaggaggagcaGAAAGGCCTGTCTTCCCCGTTGGCCGGCGAAGGCAGGGCCGGTGGGAACAGCGAAAAGCCCACCGTGCTGAAGCTCACGCGGAAGGAGGGCCTGCAGGGACCGGTGGAGACAGAGTCCGTG ACGCCTGCAGGTATTGACGTCTGTCAGATCTCGTCACATTGGCTGGTGCCGCAGCTGTTGGagagtatttttctttatgattattttagaaaaaaaattttcttttccacaatgtGGTTCTCTTAG
- the SLC45A4 gene encoding solute carrier family 45 member 4 isoform X13, with protein MALNIHAFSAGLGGAIGYVLGGLDWTQTFLGSWFRTQNQVLFFFAAIIFTVSVALHLFSIDEEQYSPQQERSAEEPGALDGGEPHGVPAFPDEVQSEHELALDYPDVDIMRSKSDSALHVPDTALDLEPELLFLHDIEPSIFHDASYPATPRSTSQELAKTKLPRLATFLKEAAKEDETLLDNHLNEAKVPNGSGSPTKDALGGYTRVDTKPSATSSSMRRRRHAFRRQASSTFSYYGKLGSHCYRYRRANAVVLIKPSRSMSDLYDMQKRQRQHRHRNQSGATTSSGDTESEEGEGETTVRLLWLSMLKMPRELMRLCLCHLLTWFSVIAEAVFYTDFMGQVIFEGDPKAPSNSTAWQAYNAGVKMGCWGLVIYAATGAICSALLQKYLDNYDLSVRVIYVLGTLGFSVGTAVMAMFPNVYVAMVTISTMGIVSMSISYCPYALLGQYHDIKQYIHHSPGNSKRGFGIDCAILSCQVYISQILVASALGGVVDAVGTVRVIPMVASVGSFLGFLTATFLVIYPNVSEEAKEEQKGLSSPLAGEGRAGGNSEKPTVLKLTRKEGLQGPVETESVTPAGIDVCQISSHWLVPQLLESIFLYDYFRKKIFFSTMWFS; from the exons ATGGCCCTCAACATCCACGCCTTCTCTGCCG GCCTCGGCGGAGCCATCGGCTACGTGCTGGGTGGGCTGGACTGGACCCAGACCTTCCTGGGCAGCTGGTTCCGGACCCAGAACCAGGTGCTCTTCTTCTTTGCCGCCATCATCTTCACGGTGTCCGTGGCCCTGCACCTGTTCAGCATCGACGAGGAGCAGTACAGCCCGCAGCAGGAGCGCAGCGCTGAGGAGCCCGGCGCCCTGGATGGGGGCGAGCCGCACGGCGTCCCTGCCTTCCCAGACGAGGTACAGTCGGAGCACGAGCTGGCCCTGGACTACCCGGACGTGGACATCATGCGCAGCAAAAGCGACTCGGCATTGCACGTGCCGGACACCGCGCTGGACCTGGAGCCCGAGCTGCTGTTCCTGCACGACATCGAGCCCTCCATCTTCCACGACGCCTCCTACCCCGCCACCCCCCGCAGCACCAGCCAGGAGCTCGCCAAGACCAAGCTGCCCCGCCTGGCCACCTTCCTCAAGGAAGCCGCCAAGGAGGACGAGACCTTGCTGGATAATCACTTGAATGAAGCTAAAGTCCCAAACGGAAGTGGCTCCCCCACAAAAGACGCCCTCGGCGGCTACACCAGGGTGGACACGAAGCCCTCGGCCACGTCGAGCTCCATGCGGCGGCGGCGGCACGCGTTCCGCAGGCAGGCCTCCAGCACCTTCTCCTACTACGGCAAGCTTGGGTCCCACTGCTACCGCTACCGGCGCGCCAACGCCGTGGTGCTGATCAAGCCGTCGCGCAGCATGAGCGACCTGTACGACATGCAGAAGCGGCAGCGGCAGCACCGGCACCGGAACCAGAGCGGGGCCACCACCTCCAGCGGGGACACCGAGAGTGAGGAGGGGGAGGGCGAGACCACGGTGCGCCTGCTGTGGCTCTCCATGCTGAAGATGCCCAGGGAGCTGATGCGGCTGTGCCTCTGCCACCTCCTCACCTGGTTCTCTGTCATCGCCGAGGCCGTGTTCTACACCGACTTCATGGGCCAGGTCATCTTCGAAGGCGACCCCAAG GCCCCCTCGAACTCGACCGCCTGGCAAGCCTACAACGCCGGGGTCAAGATGGGCTGCTGGGGCCTGGTCATTTATGCCGCCACTGGTGCTATTTGTTCAG CCCTGTTACAGAAGTACTTGGACAACTACGACCTGAGCGTCAGGGTGATCTACGTGCTGGGGACGCTGGGCTTCTCTGTCGGCACAGCCGTGATGGCCATGTTTCCCAACGTCTACGTCGCCATGGTCACCATCAGCACCATGGGCATCGTCTCCATGAGCATCTCCTACTGCCCGTACGCCCTGCTGGGCCAGTACCATGACATCAAGCAG TACATCCACCACAGCCCCGGGAACTCCAAGCGAGGGTTTGGCATAGATTGTGCCATCCTGTCCTGCCAAGTGTACATCTCGCAGATCCTGGTGGCCTCTGCCCTTGGGGGCGTGGTCGACGCCGTGGGGACTGTCCGCGTCATCCCCATGGTGGCCTCTGTGGGCTCTTTCCTGGGCTTCCTGACGGCCACATTCCTGGTGATCTATCCCAACGTGTcagaggaggccaaggaggagcaGAAAGGCCTGTCTTCCCCGTTGGCCGGCGAAGGCAGGGCCGGTGGGAACAGCGAAAAGCCCACCGTGCTGAAGCTCACGCGGAAGGAGGGCCTGCAGGGACCGGTGGAGACAGAGTCCGTG ACGCCTGCAGGTATTGACGTCTGTCAGATCTCGTCACATTGGCTGGTGCCGCAGCTGTTGGagagtatttttctttatgattattttagaaaaaaaattttcttttccacaatgtGGTTCTCTTAG
- the SLC45A4 gene encoding solute carrier family 45 member 4 isoform X10 codes for MGKASPASGLSRPKTLVSPLRSNQWSLQKGLPEQYYSLTWFLSPILGLIFTPLIGSASDRCTLSWGRRRPFILALCVGVLFGVALFLNGSAIGLALGDVPNRQPIGIVLTVLGVVVLDFSADATEGPIRAYLLDVVDSEEQDMALNIHAFSAGLGGAIGYVLGGLDWTQTFLGSWFRTQNQVLFFFAAIIFTVSVALHLFSIDEEQYSPQQERSAEEPGALDGGEPHGVPAFPDEVQSEHELALDYPDVDIMRSKSDSALHVPDTALDLEPELLFLHDIEPSIFHDASYPATPRSTSQELAKTKLPRLATFLKEAAKEDETLLDNHLNEAKVPNGSGSPTKDALGGYTRVDTKPSATSSSMRRRRHAFRRQASSTFSYYGKLGSHCYRYRRANAVVLIKPSRSMSDLYDMQKRQRQHRHRNQSGATTSSGDTESEEGEGETTVRLLWLSMLKMPRELMRLCLCHLLTWFSVIAEAVFYTDFMGQVIFEGDPKAPSNSTAWQAYNAGVKMGCWGLVIYAATGAICSALLQKYLDNYDLSVRVIYVLGTLGFSVGTAVMAMFPNVYVAMVTISTMGIVSMSISYCPYALLGQYHDIKQYIHHSPGNSKRGFGIDCAILSCQVYISQILVASALGGVVDAVGTVRVIPMVASVGSFLGFLTATFLVIYPNVSEEAKEEQKGLSSPLAGEGRAGGNSEKPTVLKLTRKEGLQGPVETESVTPAGIDVCQISSHWLVPQLLESIFLYDYFRKKIFFSTMWFS; via the exons ATGGGGAAAGCAAGCCCAGCCTCAGGGCTGTCCCGTCCAAAGACCCTTGTGAGTCCACTGAGGTCAAATCAATGGAGTCTTCAGAAAG GCCTTCCGGAGCAGTACTACAGCCTCACCTGGTTCCTGAGCCCCATCCTTGGCCTCATCTTCACACCTCTCATTGGGTCTGCGAGTGACCGGTGCACCCTGAGCTGGGGCCGCCGGCGGCCCTTCATCCTCGCCCTCTGCGTTGGCGTCCTCTTTGGCGTTGCACTTTTCCTTAACGGCTCTGCCATCG GTCTGGCCCTCGGCGATGTCCCCAACCGGCAGCCCATTGGCATCGTGCTCACGGTGCTGGGAGTGGTGGTCCTGGACTTCAGCGCCGATGCCACCGAGGGGCCCATCCGTGCCTATCTGCTGGACGTGGTGGACAGCGAGGAGCAGGACATGGCCCTCAACATCCACGCCTTCTCTGCCG GCCTCGGCGGAGCCATCGGCTACGTGCTGGGTGGGCTGGACTGGACCCAGACCTTCCTGGGCAGCTGGTTCCGGACCCAGAACCAGGTGCTCTTCTTCTTTGCCGCCATCATCTTCACGGTGTCCGTGGCCCTGCACCTGTTCAGCATCGACGAGGAGCAGTACAGCCCGCAGCAGGAGCGCAGCGCTGAGGAGCCCGGCGCCCTGGATGGGGGCGAGCCGCACGGCGTCCCTGCCTTCCCAGACGAGGTACAGTCGGAGCACGAGCTGGCCCTGGACTACCCGGACGTGGACATCATGCGCAGCAAAAGCGACTCGGCATTGCACGTGCCGGACACCGCGCTGGACCTGGAGCCCGAGCTGCTGTTCCTGCACGACATCGAGCCCTCCATCTTCCACGACGCCTCCTACCCCGCCACCCCCCGCAGCACCAGCCAGGAGCTCGCCAAGACCAAGCTGCCCCGCCTGGCCACCTTCCTCAAGGAAGCCGCCAAGGAGGACGAGACCTTGCTGGATAATCACTTGAATGAAGCTAAAGTCCCAAACGGAAGTGGCTCCCCCACAAAAGACGCCCTCGGCGGCTACACCAGGGTGGACACGAAGCCCTCGGCCACGTCGAGCTCCATGCGGCGGCGGCGGCACGCGTTCCGCAGGCAGGCCTCCAGCACCTTCTCCTACTACGGCAAGCTTGGGTCCCACTGCTACCGCTACCGGCGCGCCAACGCCGTGGTGCTGATCAAGCCGTCGCGCAGCATGAGCGACCTGTACGACATGCAGAAGCGGCAGCGGCAGCACCGGCACCGGAACCAGAGCGGGGCCACCACCTCCAGCGGGGACACCGAGAGTGAGGAGGGGGAGGGCGAGACCACGGTGCGCCTGCTGTGGCTCTCCATGCTGAAGATGCCCAGGGAGCTGATGCGGCTGTGCCTCTGCCACCTCCTCACCTGGTTCTCTGTCATCGCCGAGGCCGTGTTCTACACCGACTTCATGGGCCAGGTCATCTTCGAAGGCGACCCCAAG GCCCCCTCGAACTCGACCGCCTGGCAAGCCTACAACGCCGGGGTCAAGATGGGCTGCTGGGGCCTGGTCATTTATGCCGCCACTGGTGCTATTTGTTCAG CCCTGTTACAGAAGTACTTGGACAACTACGACCTGAGCGTCAGGGTGATCTACGTGCTGGGGACGCTGGGCTTCTCTGTCGGCACAGCCGTGATGGCCATGTTTCCCAACGTCTACGTCGCCATGGTCACCATCAGCACCATGGGCATCGTCTCCATGAGCATCTCCTACTGCCCGTACGCCCTGCTGGGCCAGTACCATGACATCAAGCAG TACATCCACCACAGCCCCGGGAACTCCAAGCGAGGGTTTGGCATAGATTGTGCCATCCTGTCCTGCCAAGTGTACATCTCGCAGATCCTGGTGGCCTCTGCCCTTGGGGGCGTGGTCGACGCCGTGGGGACTGTCCGCGTCATCCCCATGGTGGCCTCTGTGGGCTCTTTCCTGGGCTTCCTGACGGCCACATTCCTGGTGATCTATCCCAACGTGTcagaggaggccaaggaggagcaGAAAGGCCTGTCTTCCCCGTTGGCCGGCGAAGGCAGGGCCGGTGGGAACAGCGAAAAGCCCACCGTGCTGAAGCTCACGCGGAAGGAGGGCCTGCAGGGACCGGTGGAGACAGAGTCCGTG ACGCCTGCAGGTATTGACGTCTGTCAGATCTCGTCACATTGGCTGGTGCCGCAGCTGTTGGagagtatttttctttatgattattttagaaaaaaaattttcttttccacaatgtGGTTCTCTTAG
- the SLC45A4 gene encoding solute carrier family 45 member 4 isoform X3: MKMAPQNADPESMQVQELSVPLPDPQKAGGAEAENCETISEGSIDRIPMRLWVMHGAVMFGREFCYAMETALVTPILLQIGLPEQYYSLTWFLSPILGLIFTPLIGSASDRCTLSWGRRRPFILALCVGVLFGVALFLNGSAIGLALGDVPNRQPIGIVLTVLGVVVLDFSADATEGPIRAYLLDVVDSEEQDMALNIHAFSAGLGGAIGYVLGGLDWTQTFLGSWFRTQNQVLFFFAAIIFTVSVALHLFSIDEEQYSPQQERSAEEPGALDGGEPHGVPAFPDEVQSEHELALDYPDVDIMRSKSDSALHVPDTALDLEPELLFLHDIEPSIFHDASYPATPRSTSQELAKTKLPRLATFLKEAAKEDETLLDNHLNEAKVPNGSGSPTKDALGGYTRVDTKPSATSSSMRRRRHAFRRQASSTFSYYGKLGSHCYRYRRANAVVLIKPSRSMSDLYDMQKRQRQHRHRNQSGATTSSGDTESEEGEGETTVRLLWLSMLKMPRELMRLCLCHLLTWFSVIAEAVFYTDFMGQVIFEGDPKAPSNSTAWQAYNAGVKMGCWGLVIYAATGAICSALLQKYLDNYDLSVRVIYVLGTLGFSVGTAVMAMFPNVYVAMVTISTMGIVSMSISYCPYALLGQYHDIKQAQSHFPEGEAPAPCFPLGWEESHPVHPPQPRELQARVWHRLCHPVLPSVHLADPGGLCPWGRGRRRGDCPRHPHGGLCGLFPGLPDGHIPGDLSQRVRGGQGGAERPVFPVGRRRQGRWEQRKAHRAEAHAEGGPAGTGGDRVRDACRY, translated from the exons GCCTTCCGGAGCAGTACTACAGCCTCACCTGGTTCCTGAGCCCCATCCTTGGCCTCATCTTCACACCTCTCATTGGGTCTGCGAGTGACCGGTGCACCCTGAGCTGGGGCCGCCGGCGGCCCTTCATCCTCGCCCTCTGCGTTGGCGTCCTCTTTGGCGTTGCACTTTTCCTTAACGGCTCTGCCATCG GTCTGGCCCTCGGCGATGTCCCCAACCGGCAGCCCATTGGCATCGTGCTCACGGTGCTGGGAGTGGTGGTCCTGGACTTCAGCGCCGATGCCACCGAGGGGCCCATCCGTGCCTATCTGCTGGACGTGGTGGACAGCGAGGAGCAGGACATGGCCCTCAACATCCACGCCTTCTCTGCCG GCCTCGGCGGAGCCATCGGCTACGTGCTGGGTGGGCTGGACTGGACCCAGACCTTCCTGGGCAGCTGGTTCCGGACCCAGAACCAGGTGCTCTTCTTCTTTGCCGCCATCATCTTCACGGTGTCCGTGGCCCTGCACCTGTTCAGCATCGACGAGGAGCAGTACAGCCCGCAGCAGGAGCGCAGCGCTGAGGAGCCCGGCGCCCTGGATGGGGGCGAGCCGCACGGCGTCCCTGCCTTCCCAGACGAGGTACAGTCGGAGCACGAGCTGGCCCTGGACTACCCGGACGTGGACATCATGCGCAGCAAAAGCGACTCGGCATTGCACGTGCCGGACACCGCGCTGGACCTGGAGCCCGAGCTGCTGTTCCTGCACGACATCGAGCCCTCCATCTTCCACGACGCCTCCTACCCCGCCACCCCCCGCAGCACCAGCCAGGAGCTCGCCAAGACCAAGCTGCCCCGCCTGGCCACCTTCCTCAAGGAAGCCGCCAAGGAGGACGAGACCTTGCTGGATAATCACTTGAATGAAGCTAAAGTCCCAAACGGAAGTGGCTCCCCCACAAAAGACGCCCTCGGCGGCTACACCAGGGTGGACACGAAGCCCTCGGCCACGTCGAGCTCCATGCGGCGGCGGCGGCACGCGTTCCGCAGGCAGGCCTCCAGCACCTTCTCCTACTACGGCAAGCTTGGGTCCCACTGCTACCGCTACCGGCGCGCCAACGCCGTGGTGCTGATCAAGCCGTCGCGCAGCATGAGCGACCTGTACGACATGCAGAAGCGGCAGCGGCAGCACCGGCACCGGAACCAGAGCGGGGCCACCACCTCCAGCGGGGACACCGAGAGTGAGGAGGGGGAGGGCGAGACCACGGTGCGCCTGCTGTGGCTCTCCATGCTGAAGATGCCCAGGGAGCTGATGCGGCTGTGCCTCTGCCACCTCCTCACCTGGTTCTCTGTCATCGCCGAGGCCGTGTTCTACACCGACTTCATGGGCCAGGTCATCTTCGAAGGCGACCCCAAG GCCCCCTCGAACTCGACCGCCTGGCAAGCCTACAACGCCGGGGTCAAGATGGGCTGCTGGGGCCTGGTCATTTATGCCGCCACTGGTGCTATTTGTTCAG CCCTGTTACAGAAGTACTTGGACAACTACGACCTGAGCGTCAGGGTGATCTACGTGCTGGGGACGCTGGGCTTCTCTGTCGGCACAGCCGTGATGGCCATGTTTCCCAACGTCTACGTCGCCATGGTCACCATCAGCACCATGGGCATCGTCTCCATGAGCATCTCCTACTGCCCGTACGCCCTGCTGGGCCAGTACCATGACATCAAGCAG GCCCAGTCACATTTCCCTGAGGGGGAAGCTCCAGCCCCGTGTTTTCCACTTGGATGGGAGGAAAGCCACCCAG TACATCCACCACAGCCCCGGGAACTCCAAGCGAGGGTTTGGCATAGATTGTGCCATCCTGTCCTGCCAAGTGTACATCTCGCAGATCCTGGTGGCCTCTGCCCTTGGGGGCGTGGTCGACGCCGTGGGGACTGTCCGCGTCATCCCCATGGTGGCCTCTGTGGGCTCTTTCCTGGGCTTCCTGACGGCCACATTCCTGGTGATCTATCCCAACGTGTcagaggaggccaaggaggagcaGAAAGGCCTGTCTTCCCCGTTGGCCGGCGAAGGCAGGGCCGGTGGGAACAGCGAAAAGCCCACCGTGCTGAAGCTCACGCGGAAGGAGGGCCTGCAGGGACCGGTGGAGACAGAGTCCGTG ACGCCTGCAGGTATTGA